The DNA sequence AGTCCCGAGTCAGCTCAGACCGTCACACGAGAGGTCGCGTTCTCCCGAATAAACTCTTCCACCTCCTTGGAGGCCAAAAACTCGGGTACCACCTCCATCTCATCAATCTCAGGGCAGCTAaagcgcagcaccgccgcgacgctGCCCAGCTGCGTCAGCTGCTCACCGGTGACGTGCTTGCTAGAGAAGACGTGAACAGTTGATGATGCGCTCTGACGCACAAAATTCACAAGGGATAAGAAGAAGCGCCGCTCTGTCGGGCTTTCGGAGCGAAAAACATCATCGCTAATCATGAGGTCGCCAACAGCACCGGCCATCGCGGCGTAGTACACGCACTGCGGGGTATAGACGCACCTGTCGGGATCCCTGTTCATGGTGTCCTGGAACTTCTCCCACATGCGGATGTCATCAAGGCACTTGGTCGACTCCATACGCTGCGCCACGCCGGGGTCGCTGAGAGCCTCCTTGAGCCCACTGATCGTCGTCGATGACACCTTTACAAAAAGGAACTTGGAGAGGCTAAGGTGCACCTCGCGTAATGGGCCCTGGTCTGCGCGCTGGGTGGCTTCCTTGATGTAAGCGTAAAACTCCTCCCGCACATGGCCTGGCGAGCACAGCAGAACGAGCTTCGTCTTCTCGAAGTTCACATGTGTGACGAGGGCGTCGAGGGATTGCTTAAAAAAGCGTTCGATGCTCTTGTCGCGTGCTTTACCGTCGCCTTTGTGCTTCTTCGAGATGGTGACGTCGATCTTCGCTTTGACGTGCATAAACGACGGCGTGACGAGAATCACCTGAGCCTCGCCAAAGTTCATCAGCACGGCGGCCGTGTCGGCCTTGCCGCATTCGTCGCACGCGTTCTTCAGGCGATCCTCGCAGATCGAATCCCACTCCGACTTGGTGATTTTCACCTCCTGCGGCGGATTTGCGTGAATTGTGAGTGTATGATGGGCGCCTGTCTTTACAAAGCTATTCTCCTTCTTGGTCACACCCTGAATGCGCAGCTCGTCTGGCGTGAAGGTGATCTGCTTCACCTCGACCTCGAGGTTGAGCATCTTCATCTCCGCAGCGAGGGTGCCAAGGGCGTTCTCACGCGGAACTTTGCGTCGTGTTTTGGTGAGTACGAGGTCGCCTACGAGAATAAAGTTGTACAAGTGCCACAAATCTTCTGAGGTGCTGACCGAGacgcgcacctccaccgAGCCATCCGGGTGCGCAGACTTGCTCAAGAGACGCATTAGCGCCCGTCACAGCTAGCGGTCTGCGTGGTTGCCAGGCAACGCGTCAGCACACGCTGCGAGATCGCTAAGGCTCCAgaatgaaaaaaaaatgcggATGGGAAGGTGGTGATGAGGAAGAGCGAAGTGTGGGACGATGATGCTTGCCTGTGCAAtagagtgaggaggagggtatTTGTGCATATGTTCAGTGTAAGTGaagtgaggagaggaagaggggcagccACAGCAAAGGTGCCCGATTTAGCGTTTGCTTCTCTGCAGTCGCATAGACGCACATCGCCAACCGACGAGGCGAGtaggaaggggagaaacgAGGCCGGAAAGTGACCAGAAGCGGAGTACactagagaaagagaggtggtggtaaTCACCAAAGAAGGAAGCGAAACCGCACCGAGGCGTGCGAGGCCACACTCAACTAGGATGAGCATTGTGAGGACGTGttggcccccccccccacagaCTTGGAGTGGTAAATGGACCCCCTGCCGCAGGAAATAAAGACAGCAAACCCCATCTCGCCCTCTCTGAGCCACGAACCAATGGAGAGCGAAAACTAGACACTGACCGTGGACGCGTAGTGGCGATGTTGTACGTCTCTATAAAACATAGTCAGCATCGACGCAGCAGTCACTGCCGCGTCATGCACATGTCgatgggagagagaaagtggtTGTGTGCACCTGTAGAGTAAGAGATATAGTTGGGGATTCGTACGCGTTGTTCGAGACGCTTAAGAAGGAGCTCCGTAAGGGCACATGTGGTAGCTCACGGTGCCGTCACACAACTGTTTGGCTGGGCCCAATCGTcccactcccctctctttttccttttgctgGTGCAACTCGATCgcacgaaagagaggggaggggaagagagcgagttAGAGGGAGCAGCAATGATGCGCCGGTGGGTGAGTACATGAGAGCACCAGCATCCCTATTCTCTCCAAGAAACCCCTCCTCAGTGCGACAATCGGCGAAGAAATGGCTCGAAGCGAGGCTGCATGTGGCAGGTGTCTTTCCCTGATGTGCTCCGCTGCCCGCCTTACTGCATTCCGGCTCTCCCTTTAGTTACCACGTTAGCCGCAATTTCAGTTACACACTTCATGCGATACATTCCCTGCAGAAGTGGGTACCGCATCGACGGACTGCATTCGCTTtgccagcgcctcgctgAGACCCAGGTACTCAGCAAGCTTCACGGCACTCACTTGGCAGTCTCCGCGAAAGAGCACATCGCGGCAGACATCCGGGCGGACATCGTAGTCGCCGTACTGCCCATAGCCGTCGCTCGAGCTCGACGTCGACGCCTTCTCGGACTCCTCGTTCCGAGGCGAAgacgcctcctccatctcccgCTCCACCTCACGCCGAGCCGATGCGGATGGAGATCGAGTCTGCGAGGATGGCGAGTCCCTCTTCTTGGCAGTCACGTCGTCGTGGAGAGCGCAGGGCGGGTCATCAGGAAAGCGGAAGAGGAAGCCGCCGACGCGTTCCCGATTCATGACGATGCGCGGGACAGACTTGGGCACAAAGCACGGCAGCATTGCAAACGGGTGCACCTGTAGCGATGTCCCGATGATGATAACGAGCTCAGCGATCGGGGCGtcgtggtgcagcgcgtcgAAGAACGCGTCTGGCAGACATTCACCGAAGAATATAACGTTTGGTTTCGCAATGCCGCCGCATGTAGAGCAGCGGGAGACAACACCACTCATCGCCTCCAGGTAGTTCTGCTCAATGTTGTACGGCGTGTGGCAGTCGAtgcacgcagctgccgcgaaAGAGCCGTGCGCCTCGACAAGGAGATCTGACGACACGCCCGCTGCCCTCTCCAGTCCATCGATGTTCTGCGTGCAACAGCGCAGCAGACGGCCCTCGTCTTGCAGCAGTCGGATGAAGTGGTGTACCGCAGTGGGCTGAAAGTGACCCGGCCACAACTTCATCTCCTTGGCGATGGAGTAGAATATCTCCGGcttctcgcgcagcagcgtcaacgAGAATGCATCAGTTGGATCTTCGAGGTTGTACTTGCCGAGGTTCGCGTAGAGCCCGGTATCAGGCGAGCGGAAGTCTGGGATGCCGGCAGCCACGCTGGCGCCTGCTCCGACAAGGACGAGAATGCGCCGCACATCCTTTTCGTTGATGTAGCGAGCAACGCCCGCTAAGGTTGGCTCTCCGAGGACGTGCTCCTGAGGTGGCGCTATCGGCGACGTTGCCATCTCCAAACTGCGCGGAGTTCGCTTATGAGCAGCTCCGAACGTGAGTAAGTTGCACTCCGAAGCACGTAGCGAGAAGGACAAGAACGAAGATGACGCGTCACCTCCACACGTCGAGAAGAACGCGTTACTCCGCTACCACAGAGAAGGCGGCGTGGTTCAGAAATGGCGTGTtgggtgcagagagagagagaaagagtagAAGAGGAAAGTGTTTGGGGGAAGGAGCGCGACAGGGAGAGACTACTGGCATGCTCAAGACTTGAACACAACAAGATTAAGGACCGCCAAATGAAAAAGGCGGAGTGGGGAGAGGCAACAAATTCGACTCTCAGTCAGACACTCGGTAGCACACCTGCTAGGGCAGCCAGCAGATCGATGGATAAGCTCCTGTCCTAGACCCTGGAGGAGAGAAATGAgcgcgagaaagagacgtTTCTTAGGGGAGCACCGCTAGAGGCGAGAAAGTGGCGGCGGCTTGGCCGAGGCAGAGACGTGAAAATGGAGGagacgcggcagcagtggtggcgcagctgctgtttgTACACTCTCTCAGACACCGCCCAACGACTGAGAATGAGCGATGCAGCGTGTTACTGCTAGCAGTGCTTCAGAATGGCGTTGCGTACCACTGTCTCGCTGTGATCAAGGCACCATGCATGCGGTACTCCCGCATCTTCTTCGAGCACGTAGGCACCGAGCTGCGGGCAAATGCGCTTGATCTCCTCCGCGTACGACAGTGGCGCCCAGCCATCATTCTGGACGTAGTACAAGATCAGCCGCTCCTGCACATGACGCAGGAGAACTGCATCAGGTTGCAGCAGCATGCGGAATTCGGTCATCGCCATGTAGAGCGAGTTCATCAGGCACCAGCGATG is a window from the Leishmania panamensis strain MHOM/PA/94/PSC-1 chromosome 26 sequence genome containing:
- the SIR2 gene encoding NAD-dependent silent information regulator 2, putative (TriTrypDB/GeneDB-style sysID: LpmP.26.0210), producing MATSPIAPPQEHVLGEPTLAGVARYINEKDVRRILVLVGAGASVAAGIPDFRSPDTGLYANLGKYNLEDPTDAFSLTLLREKPEIFYSIAKEMKLWPGHFQPTAVHHFIRLLQDEGRLLRCCTQNIDGLERAAGVSSDLLVEAHGSFAAAACIDCHTPYNIEQNYLEAMSGVVSRCSTCGGIAKPNVIFFGECLPDAFFDALHHDAPIAELVIIIGTSLQVHPFAMLPCFVPKSVPRIVMNRERVGGFLFRFPDDPPCALHDDVTAKKRDSPSSQTRSPSASARREVEREMEEASSPRNEESEKASTSSSSDGYGQYGDYDVRPDVCRDVLFRGDCQVSAVKLAEYLGLSEALAKRMQSVDAVPTSAGNVSHEVCN
- a CDS encoding eukaryotic peptide chain release factor subunit 1, putative (TriTrypDB/GeneDB-style sysID: LpmP.26.0200), coding for MRLLSKSAHPDGSVEVRVSVSTSEDLWHLYNFILVGDLVLTKTRRKVPRENALGTLAAEMKMLNLEVEVKQITFTPDELRIQGVTKKENSFVKTGAHHTLTIHANPPQEVKITKSEWDSICEDRLKNACDECGKADTAAVLMNFGEAQVILVTPSFMHVKAKIDVTISKKHKGDGKARDKSIERFFKQSLDALVTHVNFEKTKLVLLCSPGHVREEFYAYIKEATQRADQGPLREVHLSLSKFLFVKVSSTTISGLKEALSDPGVAQRMESTKCLDDIRMWEKFQDTMNRDPDRCVYTPQCVYYAAMAGAVGDLMISDDVFRSESPTERRFFLSLVNFVRQSASSTVHVFSSKHVTGEQLTQLGSVAAVLRFSCPEIDEMEVVPEFLASKEVEEFIRENATSRVTV